The Brasilonema sennae CENA114 genome includes a region encoding these proteins:
- a CDS encoding DUF4335 domain-containing protein produces MNIQRKYSLPNCTLLLEGLSDASRAAHFQELRPELSILVNAECYISGYTRPLSGGREFFESLLRGVSAYAQEFLSSVPHTEAHNTESELVQFQKMGNNQHRLIVHSDAAADGIESYSNNGNQRIQVDLNTVQFFDLVEAIDQFFADSQTLPELTLQLQPVARRHGGVSQAVIKQAVPASVGVTSLAAAAVAFTMIPAPEVRAPQANTQQIFNQTTNLNSPTTASVTPTPTSNEQIAANPTFTPTTASSSVVLNPTAATPTPGAPPVTKDLEVLLNTSGEITDASQLRVLNRELYNKINPSWDKRSGLGQDLVYRVGVGADGAIVGYKAVNKQANDAVEKTPLASLLNNPANRTSATNEAIAQYRVVFTTTGVLQVSPWRGYTKTPDVVGTKITDPNTIKDLNQKLSNTIRQNWNTSSTFAKDLRYRVAVNKDGVIADYEPLNQPAVDSYRATPLPKMFQDVYGSNLAPPNKKEPLAHYQVLFKPNGSLEVLPWRGYR; encoded by the coding sequence ATGAATATTCAACGTAAGTATAGTTTACCGAATTGCACACTACTGCTGGAGGGTTTAAGTGATGCCTCAAGGGCAGCGCATTTTCAGGAACTGCGGCCAGAATTATCTATATTGGTAAATGCAGAATGCTATATATCTGGCTACACTAGACCACTGAGTGGAGGGCGAGAATTTTTTGAAAGTTTGCTTAGGGGAGTCAGTGCATATGCTCAAGAATTTTTGAGTAGTGTGCCACATACCGAAGCGCATAACACTGAGTCAGAGTTAGTGCAGTTCCAGAAAATGGGCAATAACCAACATAGATTAATTGTGCATTCTGATGCAGCAGCAGATGGAATAGAGTCTTACTCCAACAATGGAAACCAGCGAATACAAGTCGATTTGAACACGGTGCAGTTCTTCGATTTAGTCGAAGCGATAGACCAGTTTTTCGCAGACAGTCAAACTTTACCAGAATTAACATTACAATTACAACCAGTTGCCAGACGTCATGGCGGTGTCAGTCAAGCTGTGATCAAGCAGGCAGTGCCTGCGAGTGTGGGAGTGACGAGTTTGGCAGCAGCCGCTGTTGCTTTTACGATGATTCCAGCCCCCGAAGTTCGTGCGCCCCAAGCGAACACACAGCAAATTTTCAATCAAACTACTAATCTCAATAGTCCTACAACGGCGTCTGTTACTCCTACACCGACTTCCAATGAACAGATAGCCGCAAATCCTACATTCACGCCCACAACAGCTTCTTCCTCTGTAGTGCTAAATCCTACTGCAGCAACTCCCACACCAGGTGCACCACCTGTTACCAAGGATTTAGAAGTACTTTTAAATACATCTGGAGAAATCACAGATGCATCTCAACTGCGTGTTTTGAACCGTGAATTATATAACAAAATTAATCCAAGTTGGGACAAACGCTCAGGACTAGGTCAGGATTTGGTCTATCGTGTGGGAGTGGGTGCAGATGGTGCAATTGTTGGATATAAAGCAGTCAATAAGCAAGCAAATGATGCTGTAGAGAAAACTCCTTTAGCAAGCTTACTTAACAATCCGGCAAATCGCACTTCTGCTACAAATGAAGCGATCGCCCAATATAGAGTGGTGTTTACGACAACAGGTGTGCTACAGGTTAGCCCTTGGCGGGGATACACCAAAACACCAGATGTTGTTGGTACAAAAATTACAGATCCCAACACAATTAAGGATTTGAACCAAAAGCTTTCTAACACTATCCGCCAAAATTGGAATACTTCTTCCACTTTTGCAAAAGATTTGAGATATCGGGTAGCAGTTAATAAAGATGGCGTTATTGCTGACTACGAACCACTCAACCAACCAGCCGTTGACTCTTATCGGGCAACACCCCTTCCTAAGATGTTTCAAGATGTCTACGGCTCAAACTTGGCTCCTCCAAACAAGAAAGAACCTCTTGCACACTACCAAGTGCTGTTTAAGCCTAACGGTAGCCTGGAGGTTCTTCCCTGGCGAGGATATCGGTAG